The following are encoded in a window of Flavobacterium cupriresistens genomic DNA:
- a CDS encoding flavin-containing monooxygenase, translating to MATNHIVYEALIVGSGFSGISMAISLKKRGINSFIILEKAKDIGGTWRDNTYPGAECDVPSALYSYSFEPFPNWKKKWSDQPQILEYLKFNVEKNGLQEHVQTEKEFSSSSFLEKEGLWEIKTKQGDTYTARFLIMAVGQLDHPKIPNFKGKEIFKGNTWHSARWNHAIDLNGKRVAVIGNAASAIQFIPKIVSQVQALTVFQRSAKWLLPKKNSPYSNKDRHLHQKYPFLLHWARHSNNTFNGLFYHLMGQNKFWKKVWQGVSMSHLKKAIKDPELLKKLTPNYPMGAVRVLLSDDYYPALAKENVTVNDEGISHLTEDGVVTSSGNKIPLDVIIYATGFESNPFLKGLDICGLNGNSISDAWEKSTETYLGITTTGFPNFFMMYGPNTNLGHSSVLLMVESQAHYISECLRLISENKLKYMDVKPDSQKGFTNQVNERMKKTAWAQVKNSWYKNGDVIVNNWPGKAKEYQKLTKEVDESAYTFC from the coding sequence ATGGCCACAAATCATATCGTTTACGAAGCCTTAATTGTCGGATCGGGATTTTCGGGCATTTCAATGGCTATTAGCCTAAAAAAGCGCGGAATAAACTCTTTTATTATTCTCGAAAAAGCAAAAGATATTGGAGGTACTTGGAGAGACAATACTTATCCGGGAGCAGAATGCGATGTGCCCTCTGCCCTGTATAGCTATTCTTTTGAACCTTTCCCTAATTGGAAGAAAAAATGGTCCGATCAGCCGCAAATTCTCGAATATCTTAAATTCAATGTTGAAAAAAACGGATTACAAGAGCATGTTCAAACTGAAAAGGAATTTTCGTCTTCCTCTTTTCTTGAAAAAGAAGGGCTTTGGGAAATAAAAACCAAACAAGGCGACACCTATACTGCCCGATTTTTGATCATGGCGGTCGGTCAATTGGATCATCCAAAAATTCCAAATTTTAAAGGAAAAGAAATTTTCAAAGGAAACACCTGGCATTCGGCAAGATGGAATCATGCTATTGATTTAAACGGAAAACGGGTAGCCGTAATAGGTAACGCCGCCAGTGCCATACAGTTTATTCCGAAAATTGTTTCACAGGTACAAGCGTTGACTGTTTTTCAGCGAAGCGCCAAATGGTTATTACCCAAGAAAAACTCCCCATACAGTAATAAAGACAGGCATTTACACCAAAAATACCCTTTCCTGCTTCATTGGGCACGTCATTCGAATAACACTTTCAACGGTTTGTTCTACCATTTGATGGGTCAAAACAAATTCTGGAAAAAGGTTTGGCAAGGAGTAAGTATGAGCCATCTCAAAAAAGCAATCAAAGATCCGGAATTGTTAAAAAAGCTAACACCAAATTACCCTATGGGCGCAGTCCGTGTTCTTTTGTCCGATGACTATTACCCGGCTCTGGCAAAAGAGAATGTAACTGTAAACGATGAAGGTATTTCTCATTTAACAGAAGATGGCGTTGTCACCTCCTCAGGAAATAAAATCCCTCTGGATGTAATTATATATGCTACAGGTTTTGAAAGCAATCCTTTTTTGAAAGGACTGGATATTTGTGGTTTGAACGGAAATTCTATAAGCGATGCATGGGAAAAATCTACAGAAACTTATCTTGGAATCACCACAACAGGTTTCCCCAATTTCTTCATGATGTACGGTCCAAATACAAATCTGGGACACAGTTCTGTCTTACTCATGGTAGAAAGTCAGGCGCATTATATCTCTGAATGTCTCCGTCTGATTTCAGAAAACAAATTGAAATACATGGACGTAAAACCTGACTCCCAAAAAGGATTTACAAATCAGGTGAATGAAAGAATGAAAAAAACGGCTTGGGCTCAGGTAAAAAACAGCTGGTACAAAAACGGTGATGTTATCGTCAACAACTGGCCCGGCAAAGCCAAAGAATATCAAAAACTCACAAAAGAGGTAGACGAATCTGCCTACACCTTTTGCTAA
- a CDS encoding TonB-dependent receptor: MISESVGLNKIIVFLFLFTFSIKRADAQVTMNIISEFKEPIIGATVTVRGKDSFYFQKTTDVKGQVIISGRPGSYSVFVESVSFKKNNFKMQINAEQSTLDIILMKSIQELDEVVVEKTKLTAAQKIRESLYAPEVIDFKDFKSTSKSVVEAINLASGLRIQQQGGMGSALNININGIDGKDVRVFVDEIPVYLLGRGFELQNLTTNMIDRVEIYKGLVPIQFGSDALGGVINIVTRKSDANFLGTGYSYGSWNTHEATLSAYTHPLKNKKFFAGIDAVYRHSDNDYWMDDVEVVADDLYNTKKGRARRFNDKYDFGLAKVQIGFKDLSWADNLKFISSFTYTNKEWQHGITALKPWGEPFSNEYTGGAALNWKKSSSQKNSWQIDVTAGYNFEQNYFEDISSRIYFWDGNYIEGQNKGESGLYSQGITPKIIQKVWYARENAFFRIAENYRINVNLFTTKRELTGEDKAGAATYKDDPFKEPQTLLNNFFGTSLESKFLNGRLLSTTSLKHYYSKVRGVSFKITNEFDKISTSTSSDIGFGQVFKWVLSPKIAIIPGYEYTVRQPDSREIFGDYITVSPNPNLKSATSHNVNLKIQFKALNEKLFTGIGGFYRNTKNRIILTSFSNSLAAYTNLLQTTTIGGEWYLQYKPTNTIDLSINTTYQDIRLAAVDDLGIFTDKYIGARIPNTPYLFSNFQGSYTFNPGNNRNYYFRFLYTSSYVHEYFLTWAINGKKSSKVTIPSQLINDVSISIHSKNNRWSFAIDCKNLTDARLYDNFSVQKPGRSFYGKITYILTKQ; this comes from the coding sequence ATGATTTCTGAGAGTGTTGGCCTTAATAAAATAATCGTATTTCTTTTTCTCTTTACTTTTTCCATTAAACGTGCCGATGCTCAGGTTACAATGAATATTATCAGCGAATTTAAGGAGCCAATTATTGGAGCGACAGTTACGGTTAGAGGGAAAGACTCTTTCTATTTTCAAAAGACAACCGATGTAAAAGGACAAGTAATAATTAGCGGGAGACCGGGTAGTTATTCCGTTTTTGTAGAAAGTGTTTCATTCAAAAAAAACAATTTCAAAATGCAGATCAATGCAGAGCAAAGCACTTTAGACATTATCCTTATGAAATCAATACAGGAGCTTGACGAAGTGGTAGTAGAAAAAACCAAGTTAACTGCAGCACAAAAAATTCGCGAATCGCTCTATGCACCGGAAGTGATAGATTTCAAAGACTTCAAAAGTACTTCTAAATCTGTGGTTGAAGCAATAAACTTAGCGTCAGGGTTGCGAATACAGCAGCAAGGCGGCATGGGAAGTGCTTTGAATATCAATATAAATGGCATAGACGGTAAAGATGTACGCGTATTTGTAGATGAAATCCCGGTTTATCTGCTAGGTCGTGGTTTTGAACTTCAAAATCTCACTACAAACATGATTGACCGCGTTGAAATCTATAAAGGACTCGTCCCCATACAGTTTGGCTCTGATGCTTTAGGAGGAGTAATCAATATTGTTACCAGAAAAAGTGATGCGAATTTCTTAGGAACAGGATACTCTTATGGTTCCTGGAATACGCATGAAGCTACTCTCAGTGCCTATACACACCCACTCAAAAACAAAAAATTCTTTGCAGGTATTGACGCCGTTTATCGCCATTCCGATAATGATTACTGGATGGATGATGTGGAAGTGGTAGCGGATGATTTATACAATACAAAAAAGGGACGAGCCAGAAGATTTAATGATAAATATGATTTTGGTCTAGCCAAAGTACAAATTGGATTTAAAGACTTAAGTTGGGCCGATAACCTAAAATTCATTTCTTCCTTTACATATACAAATAAAGAATGGCAACATGGAATTACGGCCCTAAAACCTTGGGGAGAACCCTTTTCTAATGAATATACGGGAGGTGCCGCGCTTAACTGGAAAAAATCAAGTTCCCAGAAAAACAGCTGGCAAATTGATGTGACCGCCGGATATAATTTCGAACAGAACTATTTTGAAGACATTTCCTCACGCATCTATTTTTGGGACGGCAACTATATTGAAGGACAAAATAAAGGAGAAAGCGGTTTATACAGTCAGGGCATCACACCTAAAATAATTCAGAAAGTCTGGTATGCACGAGAAAATGCTTTTTTTAGAATAGCAGAAAATTACAGAATAAATGTCAATCTGTTTACTACAAAAAGGGAATTAACCGGAGAAGACAAAGCAGGTGCCGCTACTTATAAAGATGATCCTTTTAAAGAGCCTCAAACCCTTCTAAACAATTTCTTCGGAACTTCGCTGGAGTCTAAATTTTTAAACGGTCGCTTACTTAGTACCACCTCTTTAAAGCATTATTACAGCAAAGTGCGTGGAGTAAGCTTTAAGATCACTAACGAATTTGATAAAATTAGCACCTCCACTTCTTCTGATATTGGCTTTGGTCAAGTGTTCAAATGGGTTCTTAGTCCAAAAATAGCCATCATTCCGGGTTATGAATATACGGTTCGTCAACCCGATAGCCGAGAAATTTTTGGTGACTATATAACGGTTAGCCCGAATCCCAATTTAAAATCGGCTACAAGTCATAACGTTAATTTAAAAATACAATTCAAAGCACTAAATGAAAAGCTCTTTACGGGCATTGGCGGCTTCTACAGAAACACAAAAAACCGAATTATATTAACTTCATTCTCAAATTCGCTTGCGGCTTACACCAATTTATTACAAACTACTACAATTGGTGGGGAATGGTACTTACAATACAAACCTACCAACACCATTGATCTGAGTATAAACACGACGTATCAGGATATAAGACTGGCAGCGGTTGACGATCTGGGGATTTTTACAGACAAATATATCGGAGCAAGAATTCCAAATACCCCTTACCTATTCAGCAATTTTCAAGGGTCTTATACCTTCAATCCCGGGAATAACCGAAACTATTATTTCAGATTTTTATACACCTCGTCCTATGTACATGAGTATTTCCTCACCTGGGCTATTAATGGTAAAAAATCTTCAAAAGTAACAATTCCATCTCAACTTATAAATGACGTTTCAATCTCCATTCACTCAAAAAATAACCGATGGAGTTTTGCGATTGATTGTAAAAATTTAACCGATGCAAGGTTATACGATAACTTCTCTGTTCAAAAACCCGGGAGGAGCTTCTATGGAAAAATCACTTATATATTAACCAAACAATAA
- a CDS encoding DUF6252 family protein — MKKRLGLVVLLVAALFTGCSGDADDKKEDQAGIASVTAAINGVAWKATKINSVTLMKVPGENGGQRFDINAEDGSQRLFLTCGGELTADDAMPLKEYVFEDSGSEGELININALFLNYYLIGGDSFVEHTPKSGKMTITAMNPEKKTVSGTFSFTNEKGGILQTKIVTPDVFEVTNGVFTDLSYTVIKGE, encoded by the coding sequence ATGAAAAAAAGATTAGGCCTGGTAGTACTGTTAGTAGCTGCTTTATTTACAGGATGTAGTGGTGATGCTGATGACAAAAAAGAAGACCAGGCTGGAATTGCCTCAGTTACAGCTGCCATCAATGGTGTAGCGTGGAAAGCTACAAAAATCAACAGTGTTACTTTGATGAAAGTTCCGGGAGAAAATGGAGGACAGCGTTTTGATATCAATGCTGAAGATGGTTCACAAAGACTTTTTTTAACGTGCGGAGGCGAGTTAACAGCCGATGATGCTATGCCACTAAAAGAATATGTTTTTGAAGATTCAGGTTCTGAAGGAGAACTGATTAATATTAATGCACTGTTTTTGAACTATTATCTAATTGGTGGAGATTCTTTTGTGGAACATACACCTAAATCCGGAAAAATGACAATTACAGCTATGAATCCGGAGAAAAAGACAGTTTCGGGAACCTTCAGTTTTACAAATGAAAAAGGAGGTATTTTACAAACTAAAATCGTAACTCCGGATGTCTTTGAAGTTACTAATGGTGTGTTTACCGATTTATCTTATACAGTTATTAAAGGAGAATAA
- a CDS encoding DUF4374 domain-containing protein, whose protein sequence is MTNKFTLLIFTLLALSSCSSNDDKTESTTDTSANYALITRPQNADGRSFAAYMQKMDSPDVTGTINNANAHEISASHSGGVYEFKKAVYVNDYQNGLITRWTLSNGNLGQKTGSISVPELGFQGNISFKDENTAYIGGSGKIVIFNPTTMVKTGVIDCSSLSRVGKVTNFPTAGATIKAEGVTEIIINGNFMYAALYAMYDFNTFTPATTTCDILVIDLTKVNNSAAGNSAALVKVITDDRGSFTGAWNTGGGVYYMNRTENGDIYVLCHNVFGGARSAIGKPACLLRIKSGATAFDTNYYFDLETVSQGNGNPVTNFEYYGNGKFLATVLDPTKLDPNNPYSYNTDPVFRWWSFDLNAKTAKKLDDEYTNSGKVARCYFANGYAYVPFANKTTNYINKINLNDFSKTKAVTTTGISHILGLK, encoded by the coding sequence ATGACAAACAAGTTTACCCTTTTAATTTTTACACTGCTGGCATTATCATCTTGTAGCAGCAATGACGACAAGACAGAGTCCACAACAGATACATCGGCGAATTATGCCTTAATTACAAGACCTCAAAATGCAGATGGAAGATCTTTTGCTGCCTATATGCAGAAAATGGATTCTCCGGACGTAACGGGAACAATAAATAATGCTAATGCACACGAAATCTCCGCTTCGCATTCGGGAGGCGTTTATGAGTTTAAAAAAGCAGTATATGTAAATGATTACCAAAATGGATTAATCACCAGATGGACTTTATCTAACGGGAATCTAGGACAAAAAACAGGATCTATCAGCGTTCCGGAATTGGGATTCCAGGGAAATATTTCTTTCAAAGATGAAAACACAGCCTACATTGGAGGATCAGGAAAAATTGTAATTTTTAATCCTACCACCATGGTAAAAACAGGCGTTATCGATTGCTCTAGTTTGTCAAGAGTTGGAAAAGTGACAAACTTTCCAACTGCCGGAGCAACAATTAAGGCTGAGGGAGTTACGGAGATTATCATCAATGGGAATTTTATGTACGCGGCTTTATATGCTATGTATGACTTTAACACCTTTACCCCGGCTACCACTACTTGTGATATACTTGTAATAGATCTAACAAAAGTAAATAACTCAGCTGCAGGTAATTCAGCAGCTTTAGTAAAAGTAATTACAGATGATCGTGGCTCATTTACAGGTGCCTGGAATACGGGAGGTGGTGTTTACTACATGAACCGAACAGAAAACGGAGACATCTATGTATTGTGTCATAATGTTTTTGGTGGTGCCCGATCTGCCATTGGTAAACCGGCCTGTTTATTACGAATTAAAAGCGGAGCTACTGCCTTTGATACCAATTACTATTTTGACTTAGAAACAGTATCACAAGGAAACGGTAACCCGGTAACCAATTTTGAGTATTATGGAAACGGTAAATTCCTTGCAACGGTGCTGGACCCTACAAAACTGGATCCAAACAATCCGTATTCCTATAATACTGATCCTGTTTTCCGTTGGTGGAGTTTTGACTTAAATGCTAAAACGGCAAAGAAACTTGATGATGAATACACTAATAGTGGAAAAGTGGCAAGATGTTATTTTGCAAACGGTTACGCCTATGTTCCATTTGCGAATAAAACCACCAACTATATCAACAAAATTAACTTAAACGATTTTAGTAAAACTAAAGCGGTCACTACAACCGGTATTTCTCATATTCTGGGATTAAAATAA
- the corA gene encoding magnesium/cobalt transporter CorA, which produces MRKIKYKKGRKLQHITLEYTGSHKEHQSEMQLFVYDDADVIEYEKFSILALNTCVDYTKNNWLNIHGLNDINLIKTIGAHFKVDDFLLADILNTTKRTKLQEQQDILFFNIKSILPSEYSDNISVEQISFILKDNVLISFQEKRSDFFTHIRERLRTHSGIVRTKKVDYLLYLLLDAVMENFYITLEDEEDKVEELINETKKEARPIILEKIENHRDNLNFLKRSIIPLRDSLYYLKSIKDDNTDNGIEKETFNFFIRLHQKSLELLEQIESDMSSLESASNFYFSEQSRKMNEIMKTLTIISAIFIPLTFIVGVYGMNFDNMPELRYKYGYHYVMIAMFFLVIGLIVYFKKRRWF; this is translated from the coding sequence ATGCGAAAGATAAAATACAAGAAAGGACGCAAGCTGCAACACATTACGCTAGAGTACACGGGCTCTCACAAAGAACATCAATCAGAGATGCAACTTTTTGTCTATGATGATGCGGATGTTATTGAATACGAGAAATTTAGTATTTTGGCATTAAATACCTGTGTTGATTATACCAAAAATAACTGGTTGAACATCCATGGATTGAATGATATCAATTTGATAAAAACCATTGGAGCGCATTTTAAAGTTGATGATTTTCTTTTGGCAGATATCTTAAATACCACCAAAAGAACAAAATTACAGGAGCAACAAGATATTTTATTCTTCAATATAAAATCGATTTTGCCTTCCGAATATTCAGATAACATTAGTGTTGAACAGATTAGTTTTATTTTGAAAGACAACGTTTTAATTTCATTTCAGGAAAAGCGAAGTGATTTTTTTACCCATATACGCGAGCGTCTTCGTACCCATTCCGGGATTGTGCGAACAAAAAAAGTAGATTATTTGTTGTATTTATTATTGGATGCTGTAATGGAGAATTTCTACATTACGTTGGAAGATGAGGAAGATAAAGTAGAGGAATTAATCAATGAAACTAAAAAAGAGGCCAGACCTATTATTCTGGAAAAGATTGAAAACCATCGCGATAATTTAAATTTTTTAAAAAGATCAATTATTCCGCTTAGAGATTCATTATACTATTTGAAATCAATAAAAGATGACAATACGGATAACGGAATCGAAAAAGAAACCTTCAATTTTTTTATAAGACTACATCAGAAAAGTTTAGAGCTTTTAGAGCAAATTGAATCCGATATGAGTTCATTGGAAAGCGCTTCTAATTTTTATTTTTCGGAGCAAAGTCGAAAAATGAATGAAATCATGAAAACCCTCACCATTATTTCGGCCATCTTTATTCCACTGACTTTTATTGTTGGAGTGTACGGAATGAATTTCGACAATATGCCTGAACTTCGGTACAAATACGGCTATCATTATGTCATGATTGCGATGTTTTTTCTGGTTATCGGATTGATCGTTTATTTCAAAAAAAGACGTTGGTTTTAA